The DNA region TTTGATTTTACAGGTTGCCCATAATCCCAGCCACGATTATTCTAAGTGTGTTTGGATCTCTATTGAACTCTACACGATTTCACGTTAAGCTCAACGTGCCAAAATCCCGCTTTTCCAATATTATTGTACTAGTTCAACAAATTTATGTAAAATGATCATGATGCGATTattcttcaaaagaaaattaGTAAACTTCCCTCACTATCCTTTTCCTAACTTCTATGCTGTGAGGGacaaaaaaattgttaattCTTCTTGATAGAATGAACTTTTTTCTCTTGACCGAATCATGTGAAAATTTGTTAGTATGTTGCGGCATTTATCTACCTGCATGTCTACTTGTGTATATTTTACATTCAAAATGCCCTGTTTTAAGAAACAAGGGTCTAAAACTATACTATTTTTGCAACTAATCACAGTGATGTACGCATATATTTCTGTTTTCCTTGTTGTGCTTGTCTTGCTACAGATATCAACAGGAAGACATTTTTCTCGTAGTTCACAGAGTTATTGAAAATTCTAGCCTGGTCTCTTGAAACTGAAACAGAAATTTCCTTTCTAAGCTTCTGTTAAAAATACATAATCTTTTACTTTCTCAGTTAATGAGGAAATTCATAAAAAACCATAAGGTACTgattttttaaatgtattttatgAATAATTTAGGCCCTAAAAAGTAAATTGTATTGCGTTAATTTGTAAAAGCATACATGTGCACAAATTCATCCCCAAATGTATCAACTTCAAGTTTGTTCTTTCATCTTACAATTTGTTATTTTTGTCAACTGTTCTAGTAATGTGTAATGTTAGTTGAAGCAGCACCTTGATTTCATATGTATATTTAACGGTTCTAACTCTCTTAGTTTTCAACTAGATAGGATACAACTGTAGGAAAAGTAAGATTCATACGGTTTTCTTTAATTCTAGAACTTCCCAGGCTCTCTTGACCAAATCTTAAAGTTATTCtgtaatattatatatataatgagGACAGCAAATCTTAAACTTTATCCCTTGATTGCATCATACATGCCCTGAACCTGCATGCAAAAAGTACAGAGTTGTCACAAAATGAGAATTATATCCGTTTAGACCTAATCACTTAGGGTGAGACTAGGCTAATATGAATGAATTAAATCAACTTTGCTTGTGTTTCAACCAAGATAATAGAGGCTACATGCCCATGACAAATAGTAAAGCCGTTGGAGTATATTATTTGGAAATATTATATGGTGTGAAAGATAGTCAAATTTTAATATGAAGCACTTAATCATTCCTTCCTAGTACTCAATAAATGAATGTTACTACAACCTTTATCCTGTGCTTTTTGCGTTTCTTTTGGACTGAAATAAAGAGGCCTTGCCGCCATAGATGTTTCTTTTGACCTATAACCATGCCGCCATAATAACATCTAATATGAAGAACTAATACAAAACATCGGCACCACAAACTTTGACCTGAAATCCATTCAACTATTCTTCATTTTTGAAAGCTCTATTGCATTGTTGACTAATAGTAACTAGATAATGACGTAGGCTAACAAAAATTATGTCAGAACCCTCTTATTTGATAACAGTAACAGACACTTCTGTATCAATTGTGATTTGTTAACACATAATGAGAATTCGATGTTCAGAATGTGTATGTGAATTTCTAATCAAATTCGAAGTAGTTCCTAGTCTAAATATCTTAGTTTCATAATTAGTATAAAGATATCAGGAAATGCGTGATACATtgcaaaaatatatattttcagaAGAAACTATAAAAAGACAAATTATTAAAACTAAAATTCAAATCAGTCACTTGTTAAACAAGctatatttattataattatacaTGTTTATAAGCATATCATCAAAGTTTAGTGAACCATAAACAATAAACTTCTTTATCTGTCATATTGTGAACTCTGCTACCCTGGGTTTCATTTCCTAAAATGGCTTCCTAGTTTTTCTTTGAAACTGCTTTACCCTGTTTATGCCACTTTGATAATGAGGGAGTTTAAACCATGTAAACTACCCTGTGCATTTTAACAGTGTCACCCATAGGAACAACACTTTAAACTAATAATAAGGCTACTACAACCAACAAACTAAATGATCCTCAATATACAAGATTGCCTAAGCATTGTGACAAAAGCGCATAAACAAAGGTAGGTGTAGTTTAGCTGAACTAGCTTTTAAGATAGAGTTAGGTCCAACCTGAATTCTGATGTAGATCAGAGTTGTGACAAGTGCAAATTTCATTTATGGATTTGGAGGGAAGATGCGTGAGTGGGGAGATACAACATGCTCCTGAATATACGTCCTAGAATTATTTGGGTCAGGAATCCAATGAATCTCACTCATGTTTGGTGTCTCAACATATGACATTGTAAACTCTCCTATCTTCACTAGCTTCCCTCTCTTGCCTGCCCTTAGTAAGAGGTTATTGCGCTGGTAGGAAAAGATGCCATTGGTCAAACAAATTATGTCACCTAAATCAAAAACATCACACTCATCCCCCCAAAGCTGAAAATGAACAGCTGCAGTCTCATCAGCTACAAGCGCCAAGCACACCTTATTCTGCCCTTCTAATGTTGTCATgcctttttccaaaactatgaatTTCGTGTCTATGTTGTTCTGAGCTGCAGGCACAATGTCTTTGAGAAGAATCATATTGGATCAATTCCTCTATGAACCTGCATTTCATTAGATAGAACATATATATTATATGTACAATTATACATACACACATTAAAAAAACCTGCATAATGCAATTATACAATACAACAAATAAAAATTCTGCTAACTAGTAACAACTTATATCATCAAATATAGGCTCAATATCATAGATATAGTAGCGAAATCTCATACAAAAGTTCAATAGATATTAGATACTAGATAGATATTAAGTCTCAATATTACATCCTAAAAAGAGGAAGGAGCAGCAGCTTTTGATGAAGGTCGACCACTTCCCCTTGCCATTGCAAAACAGAGGAACACGCACCAGCACTAAAAAGGGGAAAGAAAACAGACTTGAGTCTTTAAACAAAGGAGAAGAACATGAGGGTTGTAACTTGTAACCAAACAGTAACAGAGGAGAAGAACGGGGGTTTAAGAGAAAAGACACAAGCCTTTGGGAGATGAGAGAGGGTAGTGTAAAGTGAAAACAGAGGACTCAGAAACAGACAAGAAAAATGGTACCTGAGAGCTTGATTGGAGCAGAAACGCGGTGGCCGGAGACCGGAGTGGTGGTCGCCGATGGTCTGGCAGCAGCTATGGGAGTAGTGAAGGTGAGAGATATTGAGTGAGATTGGGTGGAATTAGGGTTCCAATTCTGAATTTGGGGGATTAGAACCTCAAATTTGGACTTGGGCCATAAAAATCCATGGGCCCTTTGTACAGTTTATTTTCCCCAAACAATTTGGGGAATTTCCGCAACCGCCATGTGCATGGCGGCTGCCATGGCCCGCCACACACTTTTTGTGGCGGTATGTTGAAAACCCGCCATAGAAAAACGCCATGGCCGATATTTAACAACACTGCAATG from Lotus japonicus ecotype B-129 chromosome 2, LjGifu_v1.2 includes:
- the LOC130739608 gene encoding uncharacterized protein LOC130739608, encoding MILLKDIVPAAQNNIDTKFIVLEKGMTTLEGQNKVCLALVADETAAVHFQLWGDECDVFDLGDIICLTNGIFSYQRNNLLLRAGKRGKLVKIGEFTMSYVETPNMSEIHWIPDPNNSRTYIQEHVVSPHSRIFPPNP